Proteins encoded together in one Desulfosporosinus meridiei DSM 13257 window:
- a CDS encoding UDP-N-acetylmuramoyl-L-alanyl-D-glutamate--2,6-diaminopimelate ligase, with the protein MPRANKSLLDIFSGIEILESLGDCGVIVRGMSMDSRHVQSGDLYACVPGLQVDGHDFAAGAVASGAVALVVERFLPLDVPQIRVLSVRQVMGALAAIIYDHPSEQLELVGVTGTNGKTTITYLIEKIGIKLGKKVGLIGTLGARINGRAIPGERTTPEAIEVQKLLAEMVAEDVNLAVMEVSSHALVLGRVAGCEFDAGIFTNLTQDHLDYHKTMEDYLAAKSLLFSNLKGTKQLKKISILNGDDPVFKELSQASIASVVSYGINNKVDYRAENVEVTPEGVRFQVQFKGVVQDVWYATPGYFSVYNALAAFVWGVERGYPPATVAEALSEIAGVPGRFESVRQGQPFQVIVDYAHTPDGLENVVRTAKSFTKGRLFTVFGCGGDRDRTKRPLMGEVASKGSDFLIVTSDNPRTEDPDQIIQEILTGVSGVEHVALADRREAIWSACRQAKTGDTILIAGKGHETYQIFGKEVHPFDDREVAREALRGLGYA; encoded by the coding sequence ATGCCTAGAGCGAATAAATCGTTATTAGACATATTCAGTGGTATAGAGATTCTGGAATCGTTAGGGGATTGTGGAGTCATCGTCCGCGGAATGTCAATGGATTCGAGGCACGTGCAGTCAGGGGATTTATATGCTTGTGTACCAGGCCTTCAGGTAGATGGTCATGATTTTGCGGCTGGTGCAGTTGCCTCCGGGGCTGTGGCTTTAGTTGTGGAAAGGTTTTTACCACTGGATGTCCCCCAGATTCGAGTTTTAAGTGTGCGTCAAGTTATGGGAGCGCTGGCAGCTATAATCTATGATCATCCGAGTGAGCAGCTTGAGCTAGTCGGTGTAACCGGCACAAACGGCAAAACTACCATTACTTATCTTATTGAGAAAATCGGGATAAAGCTTGGCAAGAAAGTTGGCTTGATAGGAACATTAGGTGCTCGAATAAATGGGCGGGCTATTCCCGGGGAGAGAACAACTCCTGAGGCTATAGAGGTTCAGAAGCTTTTGGCGGAAATGGTTGCTGAAGATGTGAACTTGGCTGTAATGGAAGTATCATCTCACGCTTTGGTATTAGGACGGGTGGCCGGGTGTGAATTTGATGCAGGAATTTTTACAAATTTGACACAAGATCATCTGGATTATCATAAAACAATGGAGGACTATCTGGCGGCGAAATCTCTCCTGTTTTCCAATCTGAAAGGGACTAAGCAACTAAAGAAGATTAGTATTCTAAACGGGGATGATCCGGTATTTAAGGAATTAAGCCAAGCTTCAATTGCTTCAGTTGTGAGTTATGGAATCAATAATAAGGTTGATTATCGGGCAGAGAATGTAGAAGTAACCCCGGAAGGGGTACGCTTCCAGGTTCAATTTAAGGGAGTAGTACAAGATGTTTGGTATGCAACCCCCGGATATTTTAGTGTTTACAATGCTTTAGCAGCCTTTGTCTGGGGAGTAGAGCGGGGCTATCCCCCAGCAACTGTTGCTGAGGCCCTTTCCGAAATAGCCGGAGTTCCCGGTCGCTTTGAAAGCGTTCGTCAAGGTCAGCCGTTTCAGGTTATCGTGGATTATGCCCATACCCCCGATGGCTTGGAGAATGTAGTAAGAACCGCTAAGAGCTTTACCAAAGGTAGACTTTTTACCGTCTTCGGTTGCGGAGGGGATCGCGATAGGACAAAACGCCCTTTGATGGGAGAGGTTGCTTCAAAGGGGAGTGACTTTTTGATTGTAACTTCAGATAATCCCCGAACGGAAGATCCGGATCAAATTATCCAAGAGATTCTGACCGGTGTTTCAGGAGTGGAGCATGTTGCTCTAGCAGACCGTCGGGAAGCAATTTGGAGTGCCTGTCGTCAAGCAAAGACGGGTGATACAATTTTGATTGCCGGTAAAGGGCATGAAACCTATCAGATCTTTGGCAAAGAGGTTCATCCCTTTGATGACCGTGAGGTAGCACGTGAAGCATTAAGGGGGCTCGGCTATGCGTAA
- a CDS encoding UDP-N-acetylmuramoyl-tripeptide--D-alanyl-D-alanine ligase: protein MRKWTTGAVAGFVKGNLLGDPDQKVHGCILDSRQAQGGEMFFALPGERVDGHDYIDAAWNNGAVLVVADEARFRGAGEPRVPESKALLLVESVFKTLQELAQYWRVELKAKVVGVTGSNGKTTTKDMIYAVLSQEFRVYRNKENHNNELGLPMTILNAPLDTEVLILEMGMRGLGEIKALCDIGKPDIGVITNIGTTHLELLLTQERIAQAKWELIDALPEGGVAIINAEDQFSVEKARKDLKHQISYYGIEGAFAEPIIKGVKLQHWGDLGTAFDVLYKDQRVTANLPLPGTHNVLDALAALTVGTVLGVSLDKGCTGLRELELSRMRLEIRRGVSESLIINDVYNANPVSMQASLQVLKERAGGNRTLAILGEMYELGSSAESGHREVGRALSDLGISELITVGKLAEEIAQGARLAGFPENHITVTYSREKAIKEALRLLALGRGTWVLIKGSRGMRMEEITAELER, encoded by the coding sequence ATGCGTAAATGGACAACTGGAGCCGTCGCTGGCTTTGTTAAAGGAAATTTGCTGGGAGACCCGGATCAGAAAGTTCATGGGTGTATCCTTGATAGTCGTCAAGCTCAAGGTGGAGAAATGTTTTTTGCACTGCCGGGAGAGCGAGTAGATGGGCATGATTATATAGACGCTGCTTGGAATAATGGAGCAGTGCTGGTTGTCGCAGATGAAGCCCGGTTTCGGGGAGCAGGGGAGCCTAGAGTGCCGGAAAGCAAAGCGCTTTTGTTAGTAGAGTCTGTTTTTAAGACGCTCCAAGAACTTGCTCAGTATTGGCGTGTGGAGCTTAAAGCTAAGGTAGTAGGTGTTACAGGGAGTAATGGTAAGACGACTACAAAGGACATGATTTATGCAGTCCTGTCTCAAGAGTTCCGAGTTTACCGGAATAAAGAAAATCATAACAACGAATTAGGACTTCCAATGACCATCTTAAACGCGCCCCTTGATACAGAGGTATTAATTCTTGAAATGGGTATGCGTGGTTTGGGCGAGATTAAAGCCCTATGCGATATCGGAAAGCCGGATATTGGGGTAATAACGAATATTGGGACTACTCATTTGGAATTGCTTCTTACTCAGGAGCGAATTGCCCAGGCAAAATGGGAGTTAATTGATGCCTTGCCAGAGGGTGGAGTTGCAATTATCAATGCCGAGGATCAGTTTTCGGTAGAAAAGGCCCGCAAGGATCTGAAGCACCAAATTAGTTATTATGGTATTGAAGGAGCTTTTGCTGAGCCAATTATTAAAGGAGTAAAGCTTCAGCATTGGGGAGACCTGGGAACGGCCTTCGACGTGCTTTATAAGGATCAGAGAGTAACAGCCAATCTCCCTTTGCCAGGTACTCATAATGTATTGGATGCCTTGGCTGCCTTAACGGTTGGGACAGTGTTAGGAGTTTCTTTGGACAAAGGGTGCACTGGGCTTCGTGAGCTGGAATTATCTAGGATGAGGTTGGAAATTCGAAGAGGAGTTTCAGAAAGTCTCATAATTAATGATGTCTATAATGCCAATCCCGTTTCTATGCAGGCCTCTTTGCAAGTCCTCAAGGAGCGAGCGGGTGGGAATAGAACTCTGGCAATATTAGGTGAAATGTATGAATTGGGGAGTTCTGCGGAATCAGGCCATCGAGAGGTTGGGCGAGCTCTCTCAGATTTAGGAATCAGTGAATTGATTACAGTGGGGAAATTGGCTGAAGAGATTGCTCAAGGGGCGCGATTGGCCGGTTTTCCGGAGAATCATATAACAGTGACCTATTCTCGTGAAAAGGCTATCAAAGAGGCCCTAAGGCTGCTGGCGTTGGGACGGGGGACTTGGGTTCTGATTAAAGGTTCGCGAGGTATGCGAATGGAAGAGATTACGGCAGAACTTGAAAGATGA
- a CDS encoding penicillin-binding transpeptidase domain-containing protein yields the protein MSPYVVMRKRIAFLFLCVCAFLVVLIVRLGFVQLSQGADLRKKADDSHFRGVPVAPKRGNIEDRQGNVLAMSVSTETVYAVPAEVRQSGRAKEMAATLAPLLGKSAQEIEGRITKRSALEYVQKRVSPEVAAQIRALELPGIGTTEDSQRYYPNGSLAAHIIGYAGIDNQGLEGIELTRESELKGIPGSILQEFGANGIPLPQAEHQYLAPKQGNTVRLTIDKNIQAFAERELQKLMTGQGVNMNGQVPKNASILVMEPNTGEMLALASAPTFDPNRYQEADPSTRRNIAIQNGYEPGSTFKIITLAAALEEKKIKLGEHFFDKGAYTVLGKNVRCWKAGGHGDQTFTEVAENSCNPGFIEMGQRLGMDTFYKYLRDFGFGKKTGIEMSGEALGILANKKKATALDLATMSIGQTNNVTPIQLLTAVSAVANGGTLMKPQLVKEIVGPSGRVVTPFKKEEIRRIISEDTSKIEREVLESVVTNGTGRRSFLPGYRVAGKTGTAQKVQNGGYIQGEYIASFIAFAPADAPRLAILCVIDGVPFYGGVVASPVVQTVMLDSLRYLGVKPDPKAPLTPGKPMPGLEFSPIKKAATVPSVLGLPLGEAQDILTKAGFKIMTEGKGEIVLDQIPHGDSQVEAESNILLYLGAEASTPTLNLWWEDEDEDIEAIRSLTGRLPISASPLGQ from the coding sequence ATGAGTCCTTATGTCGTCATGCGTAAACGAATCGCTTTTCTTTTTTTGTGTGTCTGTGCCTTTTTAGTAGTGTTAATTGTTCGTTTAGGCTTCGTTCAACTAAGTCAGGGAGCCGATTTGCGAAAAAAGGCAGATGATTCTCATTTTCGTGGTGTCCCAGTAGCCCCTAAACGTGGAAATATTGAGGATCGCCAAGGAAATGTTCTAGCAATGAGTGTCAGTACAGAAACAGTGTATGCAGTTCCGGCGGAAGTTCGCCAATCGGGCCGTGCTAAAGAGATGGCCGCTACCTTGGCTCCGCTGCTTGGAAAGTCAGCTCAAGAAATTGAAGGGCGGATTACAAAACGTTCTGCGTTGGAATACGTACAAAAGCGTGTAAGCCCTGAGGTTGCAGCACAAATACGGGCGTTAGAGCTTCCTGGAATAGGAACTACGGAGGATAGTCAGCGATATTATCCCAATGGAAGTCTTGCGGCCCATATAATCGGATATGCTGGAATTGACAATCAGGGTCTTGAAGGAATAGAGTTGACAAGGGAATCGGAGCTGAAGGGGATACCGGGAAGTATTCTCCAAGAATTTGGGGCTAATGGCATTCCCTTGCCTCAAGCGGAACATCAGTACCTGGCTCCCAAACAGGGAAATACTGTAAGGTTGACCATTGACAAAAACATTCAGGCCTTTGCGGAACGGGAATTGCAAAAGTTAATGACCGGTCAGGGGGTTAATATGAATGGGCAAGTGCCTAAGAACGCATCAATTCTGGTAATGGAACCTAATACAGGAGAGATGCTGGCCCTTGCTTCTGCACCAACCTTTGACCCTAATCGATATCAGGAAGCGGATCCCAGCACGCGGCGTAATATTGCTATTCAGAATGGTTATGAGCCAGGGTCTACCTTTAAAATCATTACTCTCGCAGCTGCTTTGGAAGAAAAGAAAATTAAGCTTGGCGAGCATTTTTTTGACAAGGGTGCCTATACGGTTTTGGGTAAAAATGTTCGTTGCTGGAAAGCGGGCGGACATGGTGATCAAACTTTTACGGAAGTGGCTGAAAATTCCTGTAATCCGGGTTTTATCGAAATGGGACAACGATTGGGAATGGATACTTTTTACAAGTATTTGCGGGATTTTGGCTTTGGAAAGAAAACCGGTATTGAGATGTCCGGAGAAGCCTTAGGAATTTTAGCAAATAAGAAAAAGGCCACAGCCTTAGATTTAGCGACCATGTCAATTGGTCAGACAAATAACGTTACCCCTATTCAATTACTAACGGCGGTTTCCGCAGTTGCTAATGGTGGGACGTTGATGAAGCCACAATTAGTAAAAGAGATTGTCGGTCCAAGTGGCAGGGTTGTAACCCCCTTCAAAAAAGAAGAGATCCGGCGTATTATAAGTGAGGATACTTCTAAAATCGAACGTGAGGTCTTAGAATCTGTCGTAACAAATGGAACCGGACGACGTTCCTTCCTGCCGGGATATCGTGTAGCAGGAAAAACAGGAACAGCACAAAAAGTGCAGAACGGTGGCTATATCCAAGGGGAATATATTGCGTCTTTTATAGCATTTGCCCCTGCTGATGCACCCCGTCTGGCAATTTTATGTGTTATTGATGGTGTGCCCTTTTATGGTGGGGTTGTAGCATCTCCTGTTGTACAGACGGTCATGCTCGATTCGTTGAGATATCTGGGAGTTAAACCTGATCCTAAGGCACCCTTAACTCCTGGCAAACCTATGCCCGGGCTAGAGTTTTCACCTATTAAAAAAGCTGCAACGGTTCCTTCTGTCTTAGGCCTTCCATTAGGAGAGGCACAAGATATTTTGACTAAGGCTGGGTTTAAGATAATGACAGAGGGTAAAGGTGAGATTGTGTTAGATCAGATTCCTCACGGTGACTCACAGGTTGAAGCGGAATCAAATATTCTCCTCTATCTGGGAGCAGAGGCATCGACGCCTACACTTAATCTCTGGTGGGAAGATGAAGATGAAGACATTGAGGCTATTCGCAGTCTAACGGGTCGTTTGCCTATTTCGGCCAGCCCATTAGGGCAGTAA